The following coding sequences are from one uncultured Bacteroides sp. window:
- a CDS encoding MBL fold metallo-hydrolase, with product MKVKFISLGSGSSGNCYYLGTATYGILIDAGIGIRSIKRALKEVNISMDSIRGVFVTHDHADHIKAVGNLGEKLHIPIYATALTHQGINKSYCVTEKLSTSVRYLEKETSTQIEDFKITAFEVPHDGTDNVGYCIEIDGKTFSFLTDLGEITPIAAHYICQANYLIIEANYDDEMLRMGAYPAYLKERISGPRGHMCNAETADFLAENITEKLRYIWLCHLSKDNNHPELAYKTVEWKLKNKGVIPGKDVQLLALKRNTASELYEFE from the coding sequence ATGAAAGTTAAATTTATAAGCCTTGGTAGCGGTAGTAGTGGCAACTGTTATTATCTGGGCACAGCAACATACGGAATATTAATCGACGCAGGTATTGGAATCCGTAGTATAAAAAGAGCACTCAAAGAAGTAAATATTTCAATGGACAGCATTCGTGGAGTATTTGTTACTCATGACCACGCTGATCATATTAAAGCAGTTGGCAATTTGGGAGAGAAACTACACATTCCTATTTATGCTACTGCCTTAACTCATCAAGGTATAAATAAAAGTTATTGTGTTACAGAAAAACTATCCACATCTGTACGCTATCTAGAGAAAGAAACTTCTACTCAAATAGAAGATTTCAAAATAACAGCTTTCGAAGTCCCCCACGACGGTACAGACAATGTAGGTTACTGCATTGAAATAGACGGGAAAACTTTTTCTTTTCTCACTGACCTTGGAGAGATCACTCCCATTGCTGCTCATTACATCTGCCAAGCCAACTATTTAATCATAGAAGCCAATTATGATGACGAGATGCTTCGAATGGGTGCGTACCCTGCGTACTTAAAAGAACGTATTTCCGGACCAAGAGGACATATGTGTAACGCAGAAACGGCAGATTTTCTAGCCGAAAACATAACCGAAAAACTCCGTTATATTTGGCTATGCCATCTAAGCAAGGATAATAATCACCCTGAGTTAGCATATAAAACCGTAGAATGGAAATTAAAGAACAAAGGCGTCATCCCCGGCAAGGATGTGCAACTACTTGCTTTAAAGCGTAATACGGCTTCCGAGCTCTATGAATTTGAATAA
- a CDS encoding lysophospholipid acyltransferase family protein, giving the protein MKKIISYPLSVLYYFLFFSSLLIFHPIQWICFNLFGYDAHKKSVDLLNFFLVANTYVLGTTYKFENLDLLPQNVPIIIAANHQSLYDIPAIIWFMRKVHPKFISKKELAKGIPSISYNLNHGGSVVIDRKDPKQSLPAIRKIAEYVEGNKRSVVIFPEGTRSKTGEPRRFAETGLKILCKYAPSAYVVPLTINNSWKMAKWGSFPLGLGNKLVFTVHPPIEVKSMPFSDLFETTEKEVKESIIK; this is encoded by the coding sequence ATGAAAAAGATTATCTCATATCCTTTATCAGTTCTTTATTATTTTTTGTTTTTTTCTTCTTTACTCATTTTTCATCCCATACAATGGATTTGTTTTAATCTGTTTGGGTATGATGCTCACAAAAAGAGTGTTGATTTATTGAACTTTTTTCTGGTAGCTAATACGTATGTATTAGGAACTACCTATAAATTTGAAAACCTCGATTTACTTCCTCAAAATGTTCCAATAATCATTGCGGCCAATCATCAAAGTTTATATGATATTCCTGCTATTATATGGTTTATGCGTAAGGTACATCCTAAATTTATCAGTAAAAAGGAGTTGGCTAAAGGTATTCCTAGTATTTCGTACAATTTGAATCATGGAGGTTCGGTGGTTATTGATCGTAAAGATCCGAAACAAAGTTTACCCGCTATTAGGAAAATTGCTGAGTATGTGGAAGGTAACAAACGTTCTGTGGTAATCTTTCCGGAAGGAACAAGAAGTAAAACCGGAGAACCGAGACGCTTTGCTGAGACCGGTTTAAAAATCTTGTGCAAGTATGCTCCTTCGGCTTATGTGGTACCATTGACTATCAACAATTCTTGGAAAATGGCTAAGTGGGGCTCTTTCCCTTTAGGGCTAGGCAACAAATTGGTTTTTACTGTGCATCCCCCTATAGAAGTAAAGAGTATGCCTTTCTCTGATTTGTTTGAAACTACGGAAAAAGAAGTGAAAGAAAGTATAATAAAGTAA
- a CDS encoding 2-amino-4-hydroxy-6-hydroxymethyldihydropteridine diphosphokinase, translating to MPNCIICLGSNDFEKREKLCFARKRLSELFPSVCFADECDTEPISLTNPNWFLNQLASFYTDKEIPEVIVELKDIESKAGRTTADKALEIIKLDIDLLIYGDLVLKPEDMTRQYVIDGVRQLHNNK from the coding sequence ATGCCAAATTGTATTATCTGCTTAGGTAGCAATGACTTTGAAAAAAGAGAAAAGTTGTGCTTTGCGAGAAAGAGGTTATCGGAATTATTTCCGTCTGTTTGCTTTGCGGATGAATGCGATACGGAACCTATATCTTTAACCAATCCTAATTGGTTTTTAAATCAACTAGCTTCGTTTTATACAGATAAAGAAATACCTGAGGTAATTGTTGAACTGAAGGATATTGAGAGCAAAGCAGGTAGGACTACTGCTGATAAAGCACTGGAAATCATTAAATTAGATATTGATTTATTGATCTATGGTGATCTTGTTTTAAAGCCAGAGGATATGACACGTCAATATGTTATTGATGGAGTCCGACAACTGCATAATAATAAATAA
- a CDS encoding acyl-ACP desaturase — protein MAIKNIRLEVMHFLEKNIDNFINQYLIPVEKIWQPTDFLPDSEKDSFFEEITELRELAKEFPYDFWVVLVGDTITEEALPTYESWLLGVEGVESAGREDRNGWSKWIRHWTGEENRHGDVLNKYLYLSGRVNMKEVERTTQYLINDGFDIGTGRDPYKNFVYTSFQELATYISHNGIAELAKKNGNEKLSRMCRRIAGDEMRHHTAYSEFVNRIFEVDPSEMMLAFSYMMKQKIIMPAHFLRESGQKMATAFEQFSNSAQRIGVYTTTDYIDIMQKLIGKWKIDKISGLTDEAERARDYLMKLPARMTKISERLVIPTDPHLFKWVMPATR, from the coding sequence ATGGCAATAAAGAACATCCGATTAGAAGTGATGCATTTTTTGGAAAAGAATATAGATAATTTTATTAATCAATATTTAATCCCGGTTGAAAAAATATGGCAACCTACTGATTTCTTACCTGATTCGGAAAAAGATAGTTTTTTTGAGGAGATTACAGAATTGCGTGAATTAGCTAAGGAGTTTCCTTATGACTTTTGGGTGGTATTGGTGGGCGACACCATTACTGAAGAAGCTCTACCAACCTATGAATCTTGGTTATTGGGCGTAGAAGGAGTAGAAAGTGCTGGTAGAGAAGATCGTAACGGGTGGTCTAAGTGGATCAGGCATTGGACAGGAGAGGAGAATCGTCATGGGGATGTGCTTAATAAGTATCTCTATCTATCAGGAAGAGTGAATATGAAGGAGGTGGAACGCACAACGCAATATCTTATAAATGATGGCTTTGATATTGGTACAGGACGTGATCCATACAAGAATTTTGTTTATACAAGTTTTCAAGAATTGGCTACATATATTTCTCATAATGGTATCGCTGAGTTAGCAAAGAAAAATGGGAATGAGAAATTATCGCGTATGTGTAGGCGTATTGCCGGGGATGAAATGAGACATCATACTGCTTATAGTGAATTCGTTAATCGTATTTTTGAAGTAGACCCTAGCGAGATGATGCTGGCTTTTAGTTATATGATGAAACAGAAGATCATTATGCCTGCTCATTTTCTTCGTGAGTCAGGTCAGAAAATGGCTACTGCCTTTGAGCAATTTTCTAATTCAGCACAACGCATCGGGGTATATACTACCACTGACTACATAGACATCATGCAAAAGCTGATAGGAAAATGGAAGATTGATAAAATCTCGGGATTAACTGACGAGGCAGAACGTGCTAGAGATTATTTGATGAAGTTACCTGCACGAATGACAAAAATATCAGAGAGATTGGTTATTCCTACAGATCCACATTTGTTTAAGTGGGTAATGCCAGCTACAAGATAA
- a CDS encoding phosphatidylinositol-4-phosphate 5-kinase, with amino-acid sequence MRYLYTAFFLLFFSTATIHAQGIGGFFNNIINSFSGEVKIGNYTFKDGSVYTGELKGHKPNGKGKTIFKNGDIYEGEYVKGKRQGYGVYTFPDGEKYEGQWFQNQQHGKGTYYFLNNNRYTGMWFQDFQQGAGTMYYHNGDVYKGNWIKDKREGKGSYTWKNGSKYVGMWKGDKKNGEGELTWNDGCKYSGNWKNDTRDGKGTFEYANGDKYTGDWMEDAQHGKGVYVFHTGDRYEGSYIEGERTGSGIYYHANGDKYVGQFKDGMQEGKGTFTWITGAVYEGDWRENNRNGYGVYKWSNGDVYEGEWKDNKPNGQGTLKLTDGAKYKGGFVEGLEEGKGVQEDKEGNRYEGFFKQGKKDGPFVITDSSGKLVSKGTYKYGVLQH; translated from the coding sequence ATGAGATATTTATACACCGCATTTTTCTTATTGTTTTTTTCGACCGCAACTATTCACGCTCAGGGTATTGGGGGATTCTTTAACAACATTATTAATTCTTTTTCGGGAGAAGTTAAAATAGGTAACTATACTTTTAAAGATGGCTCTGTTTATACAGGAGAACTTAAAGGACATAAACCTAATGGGAAGGGGAAAACAATCTTTAAAAATGGTGATATATATGAAGGTGAATATGTAAAAGGAAAGCGTCAGGGATATGGTGTATATACATTCCCTGATGGAGAAAAATATGAAGGGCAATGGTTTCAGAATCAGCAGCATGGTAAGGGCACTTATTATTTTTTGAATAACAATCGCTATACAGGCATGTGGTTTCAGGATTTTCAGCAGGGAGCGGGAACTATGTATTATCATAATGGTGATGTGTATAAAGGAAACTGGATTAAGGATAAACGTGAGGGAAAAGGTTCTTATACTTGGAAAAACGGCTCAAAGTATGTGGGCATGTGGAAAGGTGATAAGAAGAATGGAGAAGGAGAGTTGACTTGGAATGATGGTTGCAAATACAGCGGTAATTGGAAGAATGACACACGTGATGGCAAAGGTACTTTTGAATATGCCAATGGTGATAAATATACGGGCGATTGGATGGAAGACGCACAACATGGTAAAGGTGTTTATGTTTTTCATACTGGCGATAGATATGAGGGATCGTATATAGAGGGCGAACGTACGGGATCGGGTATTTATTATCATGCTAATGGTGATAAATATGTGGGTCAATTTAAAGATGGCATGCAAGAGGGTAAGGGGACTTTTACTTGGATTACCGGAGCTGTATATGAAGGCGACTGGAGAGAAAATAACCGCAACGGGTATGGCGTATACAAATGGAGCAACGGTGATGTTTATGAAGGAGAATGGAAGGATAACAAGCCCAACGGACAAGGTACTTTGAAGCTTACTGATGGAGCCAAATATAAAGGCGGCTTTGTTGAAGGCTTGGAAGAAGGAAAGGGTGTACAGGAAGATAAGGAGGGAAATCGTTATGAAGGCTTTTTTAAACAAGGCAAAAAGGATGGCCCCTTTGTTATTACTGACAGTTCGGGTAAACTTGTTAGCAAGGGTACTTATAAATATGGAGTATTGCAACACTAA
- a CDS encoding pitrilysin family protein — protein sequence MNRTLQPTVYSLEQIDIQRPVEERMPNGVPLNIIHCGKQEVVRLDIVFEGGRWQQERKLQALFTNRMLREGSCTYTSAEIANKLDYYGSWLELSTSMEHSFITLYSLNKYFKETLGIIESLIKEPLFPEKEFSTVVETNIQSFLINSSKVDYQAYRSLMMNVFGEEHPCGKMVSEQDYRTINTNSLRDFYERYYHSEGCRLFISGLVTDEILNEINRAFGRETFGKKKLFLADRKEYTIHTSPEKRFFTEKEDAMQSAIKMGCSTIARTHPDYLNYRVLITLFGGYFGSRLMSNIREEKGYTYGISAGTSFYPGTGLLLVSTEAANEYVEAVVSEVYHEIDLLQNELVSEQELSMVKNYMLGEMCRNYESAFSLSDAWIFIQTNKLENNYFSRSLQAVKEVTATDIRDLACRYLCKENLKEVIAGKKML from the coding sequence ATGAACAGAACACTCCAACCAACAGTATATTCACTTGAACAAATAGATATTCAACGTCCTGTAGAAGAGCGTATGCCAAATGGCGTTCCCTTAAATATCATTCATTGTGGAAAACAGGAAGTCGTGCGTTTGGATATTGTTTTTGAAGGAGGTAGATGGCAACAGGAACGAAAATTGCAAGCTCTTTTCACAAACCGTATGTTGCGAGAGGGTAGCTGTACTTATACATCTGCTGAGATCGCTAATAAACTTGATTATTATGGTTCTTGGCTGGAACTATCCACTTCTATGGAGCATTCTTTTATTACTTTGTATTCTTTGAATAAATACTTTAAAGAGACATTGGGGATAATAGAATCGCTGATTAAAGAACCTCTTTTCCCTGAGAAAGAGTTTTCAACGGTAGTGGAAACTAACATACAAAGTTTCTTGATAAATTCATCTAAGGTTGATTATCAGGCTTATCGTAGTTTGATGATGAATGTTTTTGGTGAAGAACATCCTTGTGGGAAAATGGTTTCTGAACAAGATTATAGAACGATTAATACAAATTCGCTTCGTGATTTTTATGAAAGATATTATCACTCGGAAGGGTGTCGTCTTTTTATTTCCGGCTTGGTTACTGACGAAATTCTAAATGAGATTAACAGAGCCTTTGGACGAGAGACTTTCGGAAAGAAAAAACTTTTTTTGGCCGATAGAAAAGAGTATACTATCCATACTTCTCCTGAAAAACGTTTCTTTACCGAAAAGGAAGATGCTATGCAAAGTGCTATTAAAATGGGATGTTCTACTATAGCTCGTACGCATCCAGATTATTTGAACTACCGTGTTTTGATTACTCTTTTTGGAGGATATTTCGGAAGTCGCCTTATGTCTAACATACGAGAAGAGAAAGGGTATACTTATGGTATATCTGCCGGAACTTCTTTTTATCCTGGAACAGGATTGCTGCTAGTGAGCACTGAAGCCGCCAATGAGTATGTTGAAGCAGTTGTAAGTGAAGTGTATCATGAGATCGATTTGTTGCAAAATGAACTTGTATCCGAGCAAGAGTTATCAATGGTAAAAAATTACATGTTGGGAGAAATGTGTCGTAATTATGAATCGGCTTTTTCATTATCGGATGCTTGGATTTTTATTCAAACCAACAAATTGGAAAATAATTATTTTTCTCGTTCATTGCAAGCGGTAAAGGAGGTTACTGCTACTGACATTAGAGATTTGGCTTGTCGCTATTTGTGTAAAGAGAATTTAAAAGAGGTGATAGCAGGTAAAAAGATGCTATAA
- the kdsB gene encoding 3-deoxy-manno-octulosonate cytidylyltransferase: protein MRFLGIIPARYASTRFPAKPLALLGGKTVIQRVYEQVSGVLDDTCVATDDERIEAVVKAFGGKVVMTSPAHRSGTDRCYEAYRKIGETFDVIVNIQGDEPFIQAEQLEAIKGCFTDKTTQIATLVKPFTAEDTFEALENVNSPKVVLNRNMNALYFSRSIIPFQRNAERMDWLKNHTYYKHIGLYAYRSKVLQEITSLSQSSLEVAESLEQLRWLENGYTIKAGITEVETIGIDTPDDLRRAEEFLLKMNG from the coding sequence ATGAGATTTTTAGGAATAATTCCTGCTAGATATGCTTCTACGCGTTTCCCTGCTAAACCTTTAGCTCTTTTGGGTGGGAAAACAGTTATACAAAGGGTTTATGAACAAGTCTCCGGAGTGTTAGATGATACTTGTGTGGCTACTGACGATGAACGAATAGAGGCTGTTGTAAAAGCGTTTGGAGGAAAGGTGGTGATGACTTCTCCTGCTCACAGAAGTGGTACGGATCGTTGTTATGAAGCGTATCGTAAAATAGGTGAGACTTTTGATGTGATTGTAAATATTCAGGGAGATGAACCTTTTATACAGGCTGAGCAATTGGAAGCTATTAAAGGATGCTTTACTGACAAAACGACACAAATTGCTACTTTGGTAAAGCCTTTCACTGCAGAAGATACTTTTGAAGCTTTGGAAAATGTCAATTCTCCCAAAGTTGTGCTTAACAGGAATATGAATGCACTCTATTTTAGCCGTTCTATCATTCCGTTTCAGCGAAATGCGGAAAGAATGGATTGGTTGAAAAATCATACTTACTACAAACATATCGGATTGTATGCTTATCGTTCGAAGGTGTTGCAAGAGATAACTTCTCTTTCTCAATCGTCACTGGAAGTAGCTGAATCTTTAGAACAATTGCGTTGGTTGGAGAATGGATATACCATTAAAGCTGGCATAACAGAAGTAGAAACAATTGGTATTGATACTCCTGATGATTTAAGAAGAGCAGAAGAGTTTCTATTAAAAATGAATGGATAA